The Kluyveromyces lactis strain NRRL Y-1140 chromosome D complete sequence genome has a window encoding:
- the HOB2 gene encoding Hob2p (weakly similar to uniprot|Q06116 Saccharomyces cerevisiae YPR117W Hypothetical ORF) encodes MGYDIISLLFNGIKSILALMTILFVTQQIIFNLALLYFNARIVISKLQIGFLFGRSIYWLHLIYKGYSFKVRKVLLLSLFSKIECWDVNVVCEFEEHIPKEISDNQDISLLIPISLSRWKVLCKLMPIELRLVNVNFSLPTVNFLTDLAVLKLEYSFETDRVMLVAFFHSIKLGKVASLSQLELSSHFHCVHDDAGLKLHRWTSGVNIGGLKLDTTVREKMYRPIGKTRSSEKTIRRYKKFLETLELFTVQLENTKVFLPNDQSCFVSNASLHMNPSRELDSSVENYNIHNLTISINSLVYTLIAGEDIRIPVVNVLLTCDVIEFAEQDFNVQSFTGSCTVNIIDPRVTLSLCNLRDLFLKTQTSADTKNTPNQLELPPIILKIIISNSNLLLKEDTKNYYHLISDSISSELNLQSLVPSAYKNDTTDLYNTLSSTVKLERFTVIYNLPSKGERRKHQLISFEKWHFVCDRYGSNPDTVASTLHNIQVNLDELVVIDGLLKVVKSFTPAEPKETLQPSQGTNHRFSSYQLQIEAKGLCFTLSAKDYLPSNMPNIDHSIVPLRDGTYKIGLEVDQSHMLLSGNSSHATFTELRLYKSSSDFEKSYSNDIIFLDRLEINPSSTAIVIDIPKMKYEFDINLLWFWFYFKHSVINRFKSFKTEKRASHSSNRPIEININNFFTVLKLPQNMTLLLFLTNMKYTSGAHSGFSVEDLDLLVKSVYTKNHAVYVPLLKMALIKLYNSKQDGYQLSSESMTLKMEYHFRFYTIVDTISTTVKAFKQLRSAFNHLDSFNILYPKADPPIIMKHINVKTKTLTITVNEDLFEQELGLIYKVGVLEQRERLEKLTLFLSSDKLAGTEEYLNQQYTRLYENFSTSWIARYRVAKRKFHGAESYAVNNTILDYEFSTFSVDNDVNSLKISIEDVDLKLQPPSFPLERYSEFLYKHGKGMPLDTKYSTNVPVGINLETKNFSFLLRDYSLPALFFPNTNVTGDIIFAEALGSSKSWRPIFVPFSTLSADHKELPDSIFGSDIIRTLTPIKTFMDIRFTIDSDTPTQITWGKSLQPGYQSVMLWFDFLTKPPMDPSPKVGFWDKIRLLFHGKLEFQWLSNSSMHLNFKGSSDPYSIADVGAGMTFAWSGDTKMTINGSERPDGFLEIKSTKFQMGVRDFSSSNNFDKVIMNLFGKVTWKMGMLFEAGDSKMVGYEPRSRRLKPHYEVELVHPNHVTDISNHDSYKGYRTDFIHLSFGVYSDDVAHAKNSVHLAPETLSHFLAWWRLFSTYTSGPIRQGPLFPDLIQNGKKFGKSLFTVKYQLSLAPLEITHVHRHADSQLDLKQNNNIAFTGLKASLASLKLDLHQKRVKLVSQNDILQISRPVWKFTMNLAELDFIDADIRVLFAVFDQEAVEELLAKTLGLSHEDGDERKPNKQRSDYTHSSWFDKEDYIDLHQIQLLSLVPMKFSAIPFIHSPRITYFRNIEEQGLDLDYPFGDENVHDCYLGQTHPEVTQRKLAEDREFQLNEQIALVQSNVDSLNEKLMDGNPLTSEQLETLQEQENSLHHLKRSLHLIHQMLKDLEISENANMQDPNTDIESSLAESEFVRSYLPKNGVELFRMNTIDSFVKLKQFGDIDNESSFDNRFVFHNVLIKIDKNIRDHLINYTNSIATRRQYQFFISHKAIILLDELLKSRFQKTFITEPKLSQDSESSSLSNKELLEVFQDFIREVTEGFSAFDNYSIRLISPQVQITSNTEPTNAILIVSRDIELSIIDVHSTKGIKGESLGVNTLMETRYCFNFSDSQFFILEKSDTNQWYHMVSHSNTYGILDSDLAWPPWLPLEASYSSDFLTSNLFLHRNDMFITFTKPNPLFFNNESKSIHGNESHFHVGFPKLYLTSTSEQYSSIFNIVEDLLSFGADKDKKIDKLTQVFLADEIKFNLGKLDTKDVESLQRKIRTLKHLDSYTRFHDPQAYSKSSQDILVEFQTTKLQLNLLMSAIKRNYDRLHFQSKSKKNNRFTWKIGADELIWELFDESKQSFVVFGLGASHFLRSETYYGSTSNKISISTLQCYNLQQKPIYKELLGPFESHPKFDHTKPFIEIKWNMGVPIGGISNLLELNLLSQPIIFKMDFRTSEKLMSYLFPKYKSTPSDNSSIIRQSIDISDSESQVLSRKPSILSNSTGNSVRSPMTRRMILTDWDMQSFTKVLDKSNLKGEAKHLYDPEYEMDEMVKRSSKYFNVAKISVNGLIMSVSYKGSRSVITNVDNLIVKVPTIQYTNKLWSSEELIASFKKDIVKVVLQHTGNIIGNKFVPHKNENKYEPLKQISNLIRPELQKIQKKSSASLPTLSRRTSKVPSKTQESDKIPDQETTTSARAAIDTVPETYDVEEFFPAETNT; translated from the coding sequence TCTTATTTACAAAGGCTACAGTTTTAAGGTACGGAAGGTGTTACTACTCTCACTTTTTTCTAAGATTGAATGTTGGGACGTAAATGTGGTAtgtgaatttgaagagcATATACCGAAGGAGATATCGGATAATCAAGATATTAGTCTTCTGATACCTATCAGCTTATCCAGATGGAAAGTGCTATGTAAGCTTATGCCAATTGAGCTTCGTTTGGTAAACGTTAATTTCTCATTACCGACTGTTAACTTTTTGACGGATTTGGCAGTTTTAAAGCTGGAGTACAGCTTCGAAACGGATCGGGTAATGCTAGTTGCCTTCTTCCATTCAATAAAGCTGGGGAAAGTTGCAAGCCTCTCTCAACTCGAATTGTCGTCACATTTCCATTGTGTTCATGATGATGCCGGTCTAAAGTTGCACAGATGGACCAGTGGTGTTAACATAGGTGGATTGAAACTGGATACGACAGTACGTGAAAAGATGTATCGTCCAATTGGAAAGACCCGCTCTAGCGAAAAGACAATAAGAAGATACAAGAAATTCCTTGAAACGCTTGAACTTTTCACTGTTCAATTAGAGAATACTAAAGTGTTTCTCCCAAATGATCAATCATGTTTTGTATCCAATGCCTCACTGCATATGAATCCGTCTCGAGAACTAGATAGTTCTGTTGAAAACTATAATATTCACAACCTTACAATTTCGATAAACTCTCTGGTATACACTTTAATTGCTGGAGAGGATATTAGGATACCAGTCGTTAATGTTCTACTTACATGTGACGTCATTGAATTTGCTGAGCAAGACTTTAATGTTCAGTCGTTCACTGGTTCCTGTACTGTCAACATAATTGACCCTCGTGTAACATTATCATTATGCAACCTCCGCgatttgtttttgaaaacaCAAACATCGGCGGATACCAAGAATACACCAAACCAACTTGAACTCCCACCAATTATTCTCAAGATAATTATATCCAACAGTAACCTTCTGCTGAAAGAGGATACTAAGAACTACTATCATTTGATTTCAGATTCGATAAGTTCGGAACTTAACCTTCAATCGTTAGTGCCTTCTGCTTATAAAAATGATACTACTGATCTTTACAATACTTTATCAAGTACGGTAAAACTTGAAAGGTTTACAGTAATCTATAATCTTCCCTCAAAGGGTGAGAGACGCAAGCATCAACTCATTTCTTTCGAGAAATGGCATTTCGTTTGTGATAGATACGGTTCGAACCCTGATACGGTTGCTAGCACACTTCACAATATACAAGTCAATCTTGATGAGCTTGTAGTCATTGATGGTCTTCTTAAAGTTGTGAAATCATTCACTCCAGCTGAACCAAAGGAGACTCTCCAGCCTTCTCAAGGAACCAATCATCGCTTCTCATCTTACCAACTTCAAATTGAAGCTAAGGGATTGTGTTTTACGCTATCAGCAAAAGACTATTTACCATCAAACATGCCAAATATAGATCATTCAATTGTACCTCTGAGGGATGGAACCTATAAAATCGGTTTAGAAGTTGATCAATCACATATGTTGTTATCTGGAAACTCCTCACATGCCACTTTTACAGAATTGAGGCTGTATAAATCATCAAGTGACTTCGAAAAATCATACTCGAACGACATTATATTCCTCGATAGGCTTGAAATCAATCCTTCGAGTACTGCTATTGTGATTGACATACCtaaaatgaaatatgagTTTGACATTAACCTCTTGTGGTTCTGGTTCTATTTCAAGCATTCAGTGATTAATCGGTTTAAATCATTCAAAACTGAGAAACGTGCTTCCCATTCCTCTAACCGCCCAATCGAAATtaacatcaacaacttCTTTACGGTGCTCAAACTACCGCAGAATATGACGTTGTTATTATTCTTAACTAATATGAAATATACTTCTGGTGCTCATTCAGgtttttctgttgaagaCCTTGATCTTCTTGTCAAATCAGTATACACAAAGAATCACGCTGTCTACGTTCCACTGCTCAAGATGGCCTTAATCAAATTGTACAACTCGAAACAAGACGGCTATCAGTTGTCTTCAGAATCAATGACTTTGAAGATGGAATACCATTTCAGATTTTATACTATTGTCGACACGATATCTACCACAGTAAAAGCATTCAAACAGTTAAGATCAGCGTTTAATCACTTAGACTCCTTTAATATCCTTTACCCCAAAGCTGATCCTCCAATTATAATGAAGCACATCAATGTCAAGACCAAAACTCTAACTATCACAGTCAATGAAGATTTGTTTGAGCAAGAATTAGGGTTGATTTATAAAGTGGGCGTCTTGGAACAAAGGGAACGTCTAGAAAAATTAACATTATTTCTAAGTTCAGACAAGCTTGCCGGAACTGAAGAATATCTCAATCAACAGTATACCAGACTTTATGagaatttttcaacttcttggATAGCAAGATATCGAGTTGCTAAAAGGAAGTTTCATGGTGCTGAATCTTATGCAGTCAATAACACCATTTTAGACTACGAATTTTCCACGTTTTCTGTTGACAACGATGTAAATTCACTCAAAATTTCCATTGAAGATGTAGATCTGAAACTTCAACCGCCATCGTTCCCTCTAGAAAGATATTCGGAGTTCCTTTACAAGCACGGTAAAGGCATGCCATTGGATACAAAATACAGTACAAATGTTCCTGTGGGAATTAATTTGGAGACGAAGaacttctcttttctaCTACGAGACTATTCGCTTCCTGCTTTGTTCTTTCCGAACACGAACGTCACGGGTGATATAATATTTGCAGAGGCACTTGGATCCTCCAAGTCATGGCGGCCAATCTTTGTGCCGTTTTCGACGCTCAGTGCAGATCATAAAGAGCTGCCAGATTCTATCTTCGGATCGGATATAATAAGGACTTTGACACCAATCAAAACATTCATGGATATTAGATTTACTATAGACTCTGATACTCCAACACAGATTACCTGGGGTAAATCTCTTCAGCCAGGTTATCAAAGCGTAATGTTGTGGTTTGATTTCCTAACGAAGCCTCCAATGGATCCATCTCCCAAAGTAGGGTTCTGGGATAAAATCAGGCTTTTATTTCATGGTAAACTCGAGTTCCAATGGCTTAGTAATAGTTCAATGCACTTAAATTTTAAGGGATCAAGTGATCCTTATTCGATAGCAGATGTAGGAGCAGGCATGACATTTGCTTGGAGTGGTGACACAAAAATGACCATTAATGGTTCTGAAAGACCAGACGGTTTTCTAGAAATCAAGTCCACTAAATTTCAGATGGGTGTTCGAGACTTCTCATCAAGTAACAATTTCGATAAGGTAATTATGAATCTTTTTGGAAAGGTAACTTGGAAAATGGGAATGTTATTCGAAGCTGGTGATAGCAAAATGGTCGGATATGAACCCAGATCACGACGTCTCAAACCGCATTACGAGGTGGAGCTGGTTCATCCTAATCATGTCACAGACATATCAAATCACGATTCGTACAAAGGTTATAGAACTGATTTTATTCACTTGTCCTTCGGTGTCTATTCTGATGATGTTGCTCACGCCAAGAATTCAGTACATTTAGCACCTGAAACTCTATCTCACTTTTTGGCATGGTGGAGATTATTCAGTACTTACACCTCAGGACCTATCCGGCAAGGCCCATTATTTCCAGACCTAATACAAAACGGGAAAAAATTCGGTAAATCTTTGTTCACTGTCAAGTATCAACTATCCCTAGCACCCTTGGAGATAACTCATGTACATCGTCATGCTGATTCACAGTTGGatttgaaacagaataaCAATATAGCTTTTACCGGTTTAAAAGCAAGCCTTGCCTCGTTAAAGCTTGATTTACACCAAAAACGAGTGAAACTTGTCAGTCAGAATGATATTTTACAAATATCTCGACCAGTATGGAAGTTTACTATGAATCTTGCAGAActtgatttcattgatgCTGATATCCGGGTTTTATTTGCGGTCTTCGATCAAGAAGCCGTAGAAGAACTATTGGCCAAAACATTGGGTTTATCCCATGAAGATGgtgatgaaagaaaaccaaACAAACAAAGGTCTGACTATACACACTCATCCTGGTTTGATAAGGAAGATTACATTGATTTACATCAAATCCAGCTATTATCTCTGGTTCCTATGAAGTTTTCTGCAATTCCTTTTATACACTCTCCTCGAATCACCTACTTCCGTAACATAGAAGAGCAAGGTTTAGATTTAGATTACCCATTTGGTGATGAGAACGTTCATGATTGTTATCTTGGTCAGACGCATCCTGAAGTTACTCAGCGAAAACTTGCCGAAGACAGAGAGTTTCAGTTGAATGAGCAGATAGCTCTGGTACAATCCAACGTGGATTCTCTGAATGAGAAACTCATGGATGGCAATCCTTTGACAAGCGAGCAACTAGAAACACTACAAGAACAGGAAAACTCACTTCACCATTTGAAACGCAGTTTACACCTAATCCATCAAATGTTGAAGGATTTGGAAATCTCAGAGAATGCGAATATGCAGGATCCGAACACAGATATTGAGAGCAGCCTGGctgaatctgaatttgTACGGAGTTATTTACCTAAAAATGGGGTTGAATTATTTAGGATGAACACCATCGATTCGTTCGTTAAGTTAAAACAATTTGgtgatattgataatgaGTCTTCATTTGATAATAGATTCGTCTTCCACAATGTATTGATTAAGATCGACAAGAACATCCGTGATCACTTAATTAATTATACGAACAGTATTGCAACCAGAAGACAATATCAGTTTTTTATTTCTCATAAAGCAATAATCTTGCTCGatgaacttttgaaaagCAGGTTTCAGAAAACATTCATTACTGAACCTAAACTAAGTCAAGACTCGGaaagttcttctttgtctAATAAGGAATTGCTCGAagtatttcaagatttcataAGAGAGGTAACTGAAGGATTCTCAGCGTTTGATAATTATTCGATAAGGTTAATATCTCCTCAAGTTCAGATTACATCAAACACTGAGCCCACAAATGCAATATTAATTGTTTCGCGAGATATTGAGCTATCGATAATTGATGTTCATTCTACGAAAGGAATAAAGGGTGAATCACTAGGTGTGAATACATTGATGGAAACCAGATACTGCTTTAATTTTTCTGATTCACAATTCtttattcttgaaaaatctgaCACCAATCAATGGTACCATATGGTATCTCATTCTAACACGTACGGTATTCTTGATTCGGACTTAGCATGGCCTCCTTGGCTTCCATTGGAAGCAAGCTACTCTAGTGACTTCCTAACAAGTAATTTGTTCTTGCATCGAAATGATATGTTCATCACATTCACTAAACCGAATCCgctctttttcaataatgaGAGTAAATCGATACATGGTAATGAATCGCATTTCCATGTGGGATTCCCTAAGCTATATCTCACATCTACCTCTGAACAGTATTCTTCGATATTTAACATAGTTGAAGATTTATTGTCATTCGGTGCAGATAAAGATAAGAAGATTGATAAATTAACACAAGTGTTTCTCGCCGATGAAATTAAGTTCAATTTGGGAAAACTTGACACCAAAGACGTCGAAAGTCTTCAACGGAAGATACGTACACTAAAACATCTTGATTCTTACACGAGATTCCACGACCCGCAAGCATATTCCAAGTCGTCCCAGGACATATTGGTAGAATTTCAGACAACGAAGTTGCAGTTGAACTTGTTAATGTCCGCTATCAAGAGAAACTATGATAGATTGCATTTCCAGAGTAAGTCGAAGAAAAACAATAGATTCACTTGGAAAATTGGTGCAGATGAGTTGATATGGGAATTGTTTGATGAGAGTAAACAAAGCTTTGTAGTTTTTGGTCTAGGAGCCTCTCATTTCTTAAGATCAGAGACGTACTATGGCTCTACAAGCAATAAGATCAGTATTTCTACCCTTCAATGCTATAACTTGCAACAAAAACCTATATATAAAGAGTTGTTAGGTCCGTTTGAGAGTCATCCAAAGTTCGATCATACTAAGCCTTTCATCGAGATCAAGTGGAATATGGGTGTTCCAATCGGTGGTATTTCAAACTTACTTGAGCTGAATCTTCTTTCACAACccatcattttcaaaatggATTTTAGAACGtctgaaaaattgatgTCTTACTTATTCCCTAAGTATAAATCCACACCGAGCGACAACAGTTCTATAATTCGCCAATCAATCGATATCTCGGATAGCGAATCTCAAGTGTTGTCTCGGAAACCATCTATTCTCAGTAACTCGACAGGCAACTCGGTTAGATCTCCAAtgacaagaagaatgatATTGACCGACTGGGATATGCAATCTTTTACAAAAGTCTTAGATAAAAGTAATTTGAAGGGTGAAGCAAAACATTTATATGACCCTGAATATGAAATGGATGAAATGGTGAAGAGATCTAGTAAGTATTTCAATGTTGCTAAAATCTCAGTTAATGGTTTGATAATGTCCGTCAGCTATAAAGGCTCCAGGAGTGTAATAACAAATGTTGATAATTTAATCGTGAAAGTGCCTACTATTCAATACACCAACAAATTATGGTCATCTGAGGAACTTATAGCCTCATTCAAGAAGGATATCGTGAAAGTTGTGTTACAACACACTGGTAATATTATAGGTAACAAGTTTGTGCCAcacaaaaatgaaaacaaatatgAGCcattgaaacaaatttcTAACTTGATAAGACCAGAATTacaaaagattcaaaagaaaagttcaGCATCGTTGCCAACACTATCCAGAAGAACTTCTAAAGTACCTTCAAAAACACAAGAATCAGATAAGATCCCTGACCAAGAAACAACGACATCCGCTCGTGCCGCAATAGATACAGTTCCAGAAACGTACGATGTCGAAGAATTCTTTCCCGCAGAGACAAACACATAA
- the MDR1 gene encoding GTPase-activating protein MDR1 (similar to uniprot|P53258 Saccharomyces cerevisiae YGR100W MDR1 Cytoplasmic GTPase-activating protein for Ypt/Rab transport GTPases Ypt6p Ypt31p and Sec4p involved in recycling of internalized proteins and regulation of Golgi secretory function), whose amino-acid sequence MSFFDTLRNTANSVKEKFADNSSPKLTRDERFRLDYKLPSTEYILDDTSAEISMLSPYKNVNRKSATSREKPVENTYVYSGRLFLTPHFLVFRDSFDHMSCVMVLNISTIKRVERANIASYAFSLQVTLLSGARLIIQFIGLRYRSEEFSHKLKMQLRDNIPQTKNMPAFLGTLYSEYIIEKNIDKNRELQPPSLGLGQIYKYPGDPALQKEKAKLRLWFEYFKSNGMNLSLLRHPAFYKLIRVGIPNRLRGEIWELCSGSMYERFMNKDLYQKLLEDHKGENSQAIEEIEKDLNRSLPDYAAYQDPEGIDKLRNVLVAYSWKNPDVGYCQAMNIVVAVLLIFMSEEQAFWSLCNLCDLYVPGYYSKTMYGTLLDQRVFESFVESKMPVMWNHIAKYDIQLSVVSLPWFLSLFFIAMPLQFAFRIMDIFFVNGPKTLFQVALAILKVNADDLLEVDDDGMFIAILKSYFQRLDDSAHPESSDVKYRQITKFQELLVVAFKEFDIITEELVETERNKYKKGILHDIESFAKRTQLRNVSKAVHLSQNEVSNIYDIYYQSIDSYRISMGTGSSKMDFTSFVQFLAKICDWCKSSSSDLDHRFRKQRNDFLKRLFKSWDKGNFGELTLNDVVSGLDKMKTEDIMESMNNFFQLYDDQQTGKIQREQILKMSEDLLFLTEPWKSGRCIDLLTQTSIENDIAESIVKKNGGRVVTLEEIELPKGVVIDDEKYKAEQSERYLHAASNFLQRCFEYAQPLEQEVPIDLLDLSDDTDNEEKKKNNEKRWNSLKANVALNPNTPCTLDLATFRMLVLADETYEQFFANTLRNSIHVDEQVNALESRSKALRNVFDGLIADGRRVANQVRRRVDSVATQQSESPSQDKQIDLDDFSTDHGDESMELLHSDYRDLMDMDDDEMHSDHKKLNSFDLDQSTHPDNHQGKKDLIEFET is encoded by the coding sequence ATGTCCTTTTTTGATACGCTTCGAAATACAGCGAACTCGGTAAAGGAGAAGTTTGCAGATAACTCTTCGCCGAAATTAACAAGAGATGAGAGGTTTAGACTAGACTATAAGTTGCCCAGTACTGAATATATATTAGATGATACCAGTGCAGAGATCTCTATGTTGAGTCCGTATAAAAATGTGAATCGTAAATCAGCAACGTCAAGGGAAAAGCCAGTTGAAAATACATATGTTTATTCGGGGAGACTATTTTTAACTCCGCATTTCCTAGTCTTTAGGGATTCATTTGACCACATGAGCTGCGTTATGGTCTTGAATATATCTACCATTAAAAGGGTTGAGCGTGCTAATATAGCTTCTTAcgctttttctttgcaagTGACGTTGCTTTCTGGAGCTCGATTGATAATTCAATTTATCGGATTAAGGTACAGGTCGGAAGAGTTCTCACATAAGCTCAAAATGCAATTGAGAGATAATATACCACAGACGAAGAACATGCCAGCATTCTTAGGCACGCTATATTCAGAAtatatcattgaaaaaaacaTAGATAAGAACCGTGAGTTGCAACCACCGTCACTAGGATTGGGACAAATATATAAATACCCTGGTGATCCAGCacttcaaaaggaaaaggctAAATTAAGGCTATGGTTTGAgtatttcaaatccaaCGGTATGAATCTCTCGCTCTTGAGGCATCCAGCTTTTTATAAATTGATAAGAGTTGGAATACCTAATAGATTAAGGGGAGAGATATGGGAACTATGTTCTGGTTCAATGTACGAAAGGTTCATGAATAAGGATTTGTACCAAAAACTTCTGGAAGACCATAAGGGAGAAAACTCACAGgccattgaagaaatcgaaaagGACTTGAACAGGTCTTTGCCTGATTATGCAGCATATCAAGATCCAGAAGGTATAGACAAATTGAGAAATGTTCTTGTAGCATATTCTTGGAAAAATCCGGACGTCGGATACTGCCAAGCAATGAATATTGTTGTCGCTGTCTTGTTGATATTTATGAGTGAAGAGCAAGCATTTTGGTCACTATGTAATCTTTGTGACCTTTACGTTCCAGGGTACTATTCAAAGACAATGTATGGAACTCTATTAGATCAACGagtatttgaatcatttgtCGAATCTAAGATGCCAGTAATGTGGAATCATATTGCCAAGTATGATATCCAACTATCTGTGGTATCCTTACCTTGGTTCttatctttattcttcATTGCAATGCCTCTTCAATTTGCCTTCAGAATAATGGATATTTTCTTCGTGAACGGCCCGAAGACTTTGTTCCAAGTAGCGTTGGCTATTTTGAAAGTCAATGCAGATGATTTacttgaagttgatgatgaCGGTATGTTTATTGCCATCTTGAAGAGTTACTTCCAAAGACTAGACGACAGCGCACACCCAGAATCTAGCGATGTTAAATATAGGCAAATCACAAAGTTCCAGGAACTTCTTGTCGTTGCGTTCAAGGAGTTTGATATTATTACAGAGGAACTTGTggaaacagaaagaaaCAAGTATAAGAAGGGTATATTGCACGATATTGAATCCTTTGCAAAGAGAACGCAACTAAGAAACGTGTCAAAGGCCGTTCATCTCAGCCAGAATGAAGTCTCTAACATATATGACATTTATTACCAGAGTATAGACTCTTACAGAATTAGTATGGGAACAGGTTCCTCAAAAATGGACTTTACAtcatttgttcaattccTTGCAAAGATATGCGATTGGTGTAAATCAAGTTCAAGTGACCTTGACCATAGGTTCAGGAAACAACGTaatgattttttgaagaGGTTGTTCAAAAGTTGGGATAAAGGAAACTTTGGTGAGCTAACGTTGAATGATGTTGTCTCTGGCCTAGACAAAATGAAGACAGAAGATATAATGGAATCCATGAACAACTTCTTCCAGCTTTACGACGATCAGCAGACGGgcaaaattcaaagagaacAAATCTTGAAAATGTCAGAAGACTTACTATTCCTAACTGAACCATGGAAATCTGGTCGTTGTATTGATCTTCTGACCCAAACATCGATAGAAAACGATATCGCGGAAAGCATCGTGAAGAAAAACGGCGGAAGAGTTGTTACTTTAGAGGAGATTGAGTTACCGAAGGGCGTCGTTATCGATGACGAGAAATATAAAGCTGAACAATCTGAAAGGTATTTGCATGCCGCCAGTAATTTCTTACAAAGATGCTTCGAATATGCCCAGCCATTGGAACAAGAGGTACCCATCGATCTGTTAGACCTATCTGACGATACAGACaacgaagaaaagaaaaagaacaacGAGAAGAGATGGAATAGTCTAAAGGCTAATGTCGCATTAAACCCAAATACCCCATGTACTCTTGATCTGGCAACGTTCCGAATGCTTGTCTTAGCCGATGAAACATATGAGCAATTTTTTGCTAACACCCTAAGGAACTCTATTCACGTAGATGAGCAGGTGAACGCGCTGGAAAGTCGCTCGAAGGCATTGAGGAACGTATTTGACGGATTAATCGCTGATGGTAGAAGAGTTGCCAATCAAGTACGGCGTAGAGTGGACTCTGTTGCCACTCAGCAGTCGGAATCGCCAAGTCAAGATAAACAAATTGACCTAGACGACTTTAGCACTGACCATGGCGATGAGAGCATGGAATTATTACACTCCGATTATAGAGATTTAATGGATATGGATGACGACGAAATGCACTCGGATCATAAAAAACTAAATTCATTTGATCTAGACCAATCTACTCACCCAGACAACCATCAGGGGAAAAAAGATCTGATCGAATTTGAGACATAA